The proteins below are encoded in one region of Helicoverpa armigera isolate CAAS_96S chromosome 11, ASM3070526v1, whole genome shotgun sequence:
- the LOC110379634 gene encoding probable helicase senataxin, giving the protein MAKWKLTRQNFGTEEFTVSEGDNVTLGRGINNIITLSSAVISRNHCVIQVQNNRGIITDLKSSNGVYVGTTKIPPNTPYVIQDSDIIGLGWTVGAPLVNINDSEKYVFKFIKENCSLPITKKLKFQSENELDEIESKIAKLDGNENNIQTAQSKNNKSPVLNAKAPLKRKIDQINVKEEPKSDDNIVHIVLSDSDSETRAKPLETGAKKTKLEPISEEQLKPLLKDIDIKHENEMEFDAFNVKQEYLGYDEPISIDSDSDSESEQWLMRLSQSSPGKPFLKMAKSPKVENTQEDSSYSQLDDFVCMSNLDFEENDDKDDDFVDDLISLNLPPPDDAINKVRDITKGPQADDNESDELFEHIISNKQPIKDKDEIDGYSMEEVLKEADMLLKSPIRDSVKKAQLIEPIAHGTKHKSNQIKIIEIKPKSSSSSRHHKDKSSSKRHISNSQKEERKRKLKEIACKEKETESIENRDSSTSNKPISTNVKITTTNRGAFLTDVAQAIVNPIKRKEHVPKGKQKDGETSPQSKEAKGKDGDVNEDLENKRKAPEKTLKDKSKSSKHKSHSKTEIIQDKVTPKPMETEKRLPLKIIKPLTDGEYFSGKPVSKVGPLKNEQQKKVVRFSEVPPQVLVFEIEPGNRMKKTSLVKTMVDVRQAPVFSLEKLTLMKILRWNPQWFEEQLNNTEPPPILGHNNPPMSVFHSFVNHNQYVQLIGDLLLMEIWEYLTLAYMKIRNENNGIELRIESLPPIPSHERCLELFSLSVNVSVPERGSKTLPRVGEVLLVSFGPEHAKNQRFFYVHNVRCLPSPPSNRHAFYSISLHATYTDKMRTLKPGELMIGRNLAYINKELQLFEAMEYLAGSPLSDAILRPEPHHFVMSQQVQSFDMQSQWTRTLNPSQLMAVSSSVAAALGDKPSIQMVQGPPGTGKSSVICAIVMTYFYNAQVKKQQNRGKILICATSNAAVDGLVIRLLNLRQSLPKSERFRMVRVGREEAMHPEAANISSQQLAKRDLGRINSDQPPAPAGLNEEILHIEAKINMWKTQAQDAKDQSRVAYCQGRVDDLMKRMALLRTGSGRAGGAEAVRPEQLAHTERRIIEGADIVVTTLASAQNYKMKGLKRRIALCIIDEAGQVMEPETLVPLTLDVTRLTLIGDPQQLPGFICSQRAKRHGLNESLFSRLSSCTEQWPGGSPVVLLNQQYRMQPDIADYPSRAFYDGRIISVPPTRPDIDIPAYNIISISSGDKGQGLSGANELEAWGVSRLVAALLRRLRARRLRLAVITPYNAHKDLIKRHLRTLQLGENQVEVNTVDSFQGQERDVVVVSLARSQGVGFLTDAGRMNVMLTRAKHALLVCLNPHALIKNHQWRTLVEDAQRRNLYRELPNKMCQPITAAQLPSDNILSYITHKTHR; this is encoded by the exons ATGGCTAAATGGAAATTAACTCGACAAAATTTTGGAACTGAAGAGTTCACAGTCTCGGAAGGCGATAATGTAACCTTAGGCAGgggaataaataatattataactcTTTCAAGCGCAGTTATATCCAGGAATCACTGCGTTATACAAGTTCAAAATAATCGCGGAATCATTACAGACTTAAAG AGTTCAAATGGAGTATATGTTGGAACCACTAAGATACCGCCGAATACTCCATATGTCATACAAGATTCAGATATCATTGGTTTGGGTTGGACTGTTGGAGCACCCCTTGTTAACATAAATGATAGTGAGAAATATGTCTTCaaatttatcaaagaaaattgttccttacctattacaaaaaaattgaaatttcaaAGTGAGAATGAACTTGATGAAATTGAATCTAAAATTGCTAAATTAGATGGAAATGAGAACAATATTCAGACTGCTCAGtctaaaaacaataaatctCCAGTTCTAAATGCTAAAGCACCACTAAAGAGAAAAATAGAtcaaataaatgtgaaagaaGAGCCCAAAAGTGATGATAATATCGTGCATATTGTTTTATCTGACAGTGATAGTGAAACTCGTGCCAAACCACTTGAAACTGGGGCTAAGAAAACAAAACTTGAACCTATAAGTGAAGAACAGCTGAAACCATTACTAAAAGATATAGATATCAAGCATGAAAATGAAATGGAATTTGATGCATTTAATGTAAAACAAGAATATCTGGGATATGATGAACCAATTTCAATTGATAGCGACAGTGATAGTGAATCTGAACAATGGTTGATGCGTCTTTCACAGAGCAGTCCTGGAAAGCCTTTCTTGAAAATGGCAAAAAGCCCTAAAGTAGAAAATACTCAAGAAGACAGCTCTTACAGCCAACTGGATGATTTTGTTTGTATGAGTAATTTGGATTTTGAAGAAAATGATGATAAAGATGATGATTTCGTTgatgatttaatttcattaaatttgCCACCACCAGATGATGCAATTAATAAAGTACGTGATATAACAAAAGGTCCACaggctgatgataatgaatCTGATGAATTGTTTGAACATATAATTTCTAACAAACAGCCGATAAAAGACAAGGATGAAATAGACGGATACAGTATGGAAGAGGTATTGAAAGAAGCAGATATGCTTTTAAAATCACCCATACGAGATTCAGTAAAGAAGGCACAATTAATAGAACCCATTGCTCATGGaacaaaacataaatcaaaccagatcaaaataatagaaa tcaaACCAAAAAGTTCTTCTTCATCAAGGCATCATAAAGACAAATCTTCATCAAAACGACACATTTCCAACTCCCAAAAGGAAGAGCGTAAGAGAAAGCTGAAGGAAATAGCTTGCAAGGAGAAAGAAACTGAATCAATAGAGAATAGAGATTCTTCAACAAGCAACAAACCAATCTCCACAAATGTGAAGATAACTACCACTAACCGTGGAGCATTCTTAACAGATGTCGCACAAGCtattgtaaatccaataaaaagaaaagaacaTGTTCCCAAAGGGAAACAAAAAGATGGAGAAACCTCGCCGCAATCAAAAGAGGCAAAAGGCAAAGATGGAGATGTAAATGAAGATCTTGAAAACAAGAGAAAGGCACCAGAGAAAACACTCAAAGACAAAAGTAAAAGTTCAAAGCATAAAAGTCATAGTAAAACCGAAATCATACAAGATAAAGTTACTCCAAAGCCTATGGAAACGGAAAAAAGGTTGCccttgaaaattataaaaccatTAACAGATGGTGAATATTTTTCTGGCAAGCCAGTGTCCAAAGTAGGCCCTCTGAAAAACGAACAACAGAAGAAGGTGGTGCGATTTTCCGAAGTACCACCGCAAGTCTTAGTGTTTGAAATTGAACCTGGCAATAGAATGAAGAAGACCAGTTTGGTGAAAACAATGGTAGACGTGCGACAGGCGCCAGTGTTTTCATTAGAAAAATTGACTTTAATGAAAATACTACGATGGAATCCGCAGTGGTTTGaggaacaattaaataatactgaGCCTCCTCCCATACTGGGACATAATAATCCGCCGATGTCTGTTTTCCACTCATTCGTGAATCATAATCAATATGTACA ATTGATAGGAGATTTACTTCTAATGGAGATTTGGGAATACTTAACGTTAGCATATATGAAGATACGTAATGAGAACAATGGAATAGAATTGAGAATAGAGTCGCTGCCGCCTATACCTTCACACGAAAGATGCCTTGAATTATTTAGCCTTAGTGTTAATG tttCTGTCCCTGAAAGGGGATCCAAAACGCTTCCTAGAGTGGGAGAAGTACTTCTGGTAAGTTTTGGACCAGAACATGCCAAAAATCAACGGTTTTTCTATGTACACAATGTCAGATGTCTTCCATCACCTCCAA GTAACAGGCACGCATTTTACAGTATATCTCTACACGCTACCTACACTGATAAAATGCGTACATTGAAACCGGGGGAGTTAATGATAGGGAGAAACTTAGCTTACATTAATAAGGAGTTGCAGTTGTTTGAAGCCATGGAATATTTGGCGGGATCGCCGCTCAGTGACGCTATACTCAGACCAGAACCACACCATTTTGTAATGAGTCAGCAAGTTCAGTCTTTTGATATGCAATCGCAG TGGACAAGAACGCTAAACCCTAGTCAGTTGATGGCTGTGAGTTCCTCCGTGGCGGCGGCACTGGGTGACAAACCTTCTATACAAATGGTTCAAGGTCCTCCTGGCACCG GGAAATCAAGTGTGATATGCGCGATCGTGATGACTTACTTCTACAACGCGCAAGTGAAGAAACAACAGAACAGGggcaaaatattaatatgtgcGACGAGTAACGCCGCTGTGGACGGTCTAGTCATTAGATTACTGAATCTCAGACAAAGTTTACCAAAGT CGGAAAGGTTCCGCATGGTCCGCGTAGGTCGCGAAGAAGCGATGCATCCCGAAGCCGCCAACATCAGCTCGCAACAACTGGCCAAGCGGGACCTGGGCAGAATCAACTCCGACCAGCCTCCCGCGCCCGCAGGACTTAACGAAGAG ATTCTACACATAGAGGCAAAAATAAACATGTGGAAGACCCAAGCCCAGGACGCGAAGGACCAATCAAGAGTGGCGTACTGCCAGGGTCGGGTCGATGACCTCATGAAGCGAATGGCATTG TTACGCACGGGCTCTGGTCGTGCGGGCGGCGCGGAGGCGGTGCGGCCGGAGCAGCTGGCGCACACGGAGCGGCGCATCATCGAGGGCGCCGACATCGTCGTCACCACGCTCGCCAGCGCACAGAACTATAAGATGAAAGG GCTGAAGCGTCGCATAGCGCTGTGCATCATCGACGAGGCGGGGCAGGTGATGGAGCCGGAGACGCTGGTGCCGCTCACGCTGGACGTCACGCGCCTCACGCTCATCGGCGACCCGCAGCAGCTGCCCGGCTTCATCTGCTCACAG cGAGCGAAAAGGCATGGTCTCAACGAGAGTTTGTTCTCTCGTCTAAGCTCTTGCACTGAGCAGTGGCCGGGTGGTAGTCCTGTAGTACTACTTAACCAACAATATCGTATGCAGCCTGATATTGCCGACTATCCTAGTCGAGCCTTCTACGATGGCAGAATAATCAGTGTACCGCCAACCAGGCCGGATATCGATATACCAGCGTACAATATTATTAGTATATCCAGTGGAGATAAAGGCCAAG GCTTGTCGGGCGCGAACGAGCTGGAGGCGTGGGGCGTGTCGCGGCTGGTGGCGGCGCTGCTGCGGcgcctgcgcgcgcgccgcctgcgcctCGCCGTCATCACGCCCTACAACGCGCACAAGGACCTCATCAAGAGACATCTGCGGACGCTGCAGCT cGGCGAGAATCAGGTGGAGGTGAACACGGTGGACAGCTTCCAGGGCCAGGAGCGCGACGTGGTGGTGGTGTCGCTGGCGCGGAGCCAGGGCGTCGGCTTCCTGACGGACGCCGGCCGCATGAACGTCATGCTCACCCGCGCCAAGCACGCGCTGCTCGTCTGCCTCAACCCGCATGCGCTCATT aaaAACCATCAGTGGAGAACTCTAGTCGAAGATGCCCAACGAAGAAACCTGTATAGAGAACTACCAAATAAAATGTGCCAGCCAATAACGGCGGCACAGTTGCCCAGTGATAATATTTTGAGTTATATAACACATAAAACTCACCGTTAA